A part of Ptychodera flava strain L36383 chromosome 11, AS_Pfla_20210202, whole genome shotgun sequence genomic DNA contains:
- the LOC139144153 gene encoding uncharacterized protein — MPRKPAKKHEATKLSTSSDHSPEPKQTKMADTGDFCPHSQTENKDIQTAVGVDVTKNDIDISHRLPRRQSHNWEESSPPPPPPIIVRFVRRSTRNQLYYARKHLRGKTPHQLHLGNSTNNIYVNENLTTTAKRLFQQVNERRKQLNWKYIWTSNGKIFTRKDSSSEVIMIPSLKNINRIN; from the exons ATGCCGAGAAAACCAGCAAAGAAGCATGAAGCTACCAAATTGAGTACAAGTAGCGATCACAGTCCAGAGCCAAAGCAAACCAAGATGGCCGACACTGGAGACTTCTGTCCGCACAGCCAAACAGAGAACAAAGACATTCAAA cgGCTGTAGGTGTTGATGTCACTAAAAACGACATAGACATTAGCCATCGTCTGCCAAGACGCCAAAGTCACAACTGGGAAGAGTCTtcgccaccaccaccaccacctatCATTGTCAGATTTGTCAGAAGATCTACAAGAAATCAACTCTACTATGCTCGGAAACACCTTAGAGGCAAGACGCCACATCAACTCCATCTGGGAAACAGTACCAACAATATTTACGTAAACGAGAACTTGACCACGACAGCGAAGCGCCTTTTTCAGCAAGTaaatgaaagaagaaaacaaCTGAATTGGAAATACATCTGGACCAGCAACGGCAAGATTTTTACGCGTAAAGATAGCAGCTCTGAAGTCATCATGATACCATCACTGAAGAACATTAACCGTATAAATTGA
- the LOC139143421 gene encoding uncharacterized protein — protein MTETARRWADQLRLVDPHDVPSLAKNCKRLEELIEDADVHASLPRYRIQIQLLGDSRVGKTSLRKKLMGEKFDPNEGKTVGIDTEICECTDVDENWRRLGDHHDDYEDGMAWYVARKLVEDWGTTEKKYASMTSDWGFLPLLKVLIPVATLFVFFKYVHHENKFVLSMVTITGICAMATDKTNAYRMGSSFAVYVTFVDMLYHVGIQKFAIEDVFAFPLLKTVGVSYAVSSFGFVLGMALGAGFRRSMAFAFTLMLAPCRNTCDTPSADSCHFSQGSTDSFFIALGVLLAGAMYSVYNKFLENVSLSVPLRSVLKGVAAANVFIALAFSAIITFANSPAMYIFSLSTLMAFGALTGLFFGRHAGPELANCPVRVATVAFACGFAYLCGWKFPYQLDYKTTLAVLGCLNIVAVEVIRSKTYRECPVRLDKISNHSFNQRAKTKSSSFLPIKLSLWDFAGDELFYNTHQVFIATHAIFLLVFNLSDFSETRTREERLQRIIFWLHSICTHSEQAPSSVFLVGSHRDQVPVQGQKEIASFLKKSLYDSNSLYCKWLIINDDNTPLWMVENSADRDGDLCNLQATIRKLASAADKKDGQYPIRWLKFQKSINKRCGKGTERTGPWYKTLTAKVFGEGQDVPNVMKRNKLKSVVPFEELYTYLRKSRDVEDRDDFVRMLQFFHISGVIIYVSTDPVLRQFVVLRPELLIDAVKSIVNVPNERERDPSLAEHWNNLSAGGVIHQLLLQHILKKLDENTIILMKILQCYDIICPLKRITKIPYGFSVEEYIVPSMRPDYDGKTDQLGPVRPYRMFYFDFGFFRPDVILTRLMAKCLALSNHVQIFRNVGRFTRDGAFSVRLELVNHLPEQHFIKVVVALVKNSNPFTFLNRLHNYVEAIRCREFPNLKFKCGVLCEFPPPHDGCSDGDILHILPICKQDEDFPVIGSTVVGFCNGVQQDIQLIASRVTFDGTNEGDEDTTTGVMDIPSKDDADPSCFDIYVICSRRDDVWVQDSLVPLLENGPHDVAVKVNGYEKDTHTNINYLKRCPINIVVISRHSVHDERCSEEREFAYQHHPLANVIHIFKDRSRDVLEIKKCLASSHGFLDYWEHKSKGEDALFSNRLSHLVHDLISV, from the exons ATGACAGAAACAGCAAGGCGTTGGGCTGACCAACTAAGACTCGTCGACCCCCACGACGTCCCTAGCTTGGCAAAGAATTGCAAGAGACTTGAGGAGTTGATTGAAGATGCAGACGTTCATGCTTCCCTCCCGAGGTACAGAATACAGATACAACTGCTTGGAGATTCCAGGGTGGGAAAGACGAGTCTCCGAAAGAAACTCATGGGAGAGAAATTTGATCCCAACGAAGGCAAAACAGTGGGAATTGACACGGAGATATGCGAATGCACAGACGTCGATGAAAATTGGCGACGCCTGGGCGACCATCACGACGACTACGAGGACGGCATGGCTTGGTATGTGGCAAGAAAGTTAGTCGAGGACTGGGGTACTACTGAGAAAAAATATGCTTCAATGACATCAGACTGGGGTTTCCTGCCTTTGCTCAAGGTCCTTATTCCCGTTGCGACATTGTTTGTGTTCTTTAAGTACGTTCACCATGAGAATAAATTTGTCTTGTCTATGGTCACCATCACTGGTATTTGCGCAATGGCCACAGACAAGACAAACGCGTATAGGATGGGATCTTCGTTTGCGGTCTACGTGACATTTGTTGACATGCTGTACCACGTCGGCATTCAAAAGTTTGCCATCGAAGACGTTTTTGCGTTTCCTTTGCTTAAAACAGTCGGCGTATCATATGCAGTCAGCTCTTTCGGCTTTGTCCTGGGCATGGCTCTCGGTGCAGGTTTTCGCAGGAGTATGGCTTTCGCGTTCACCTTGATGTTGGCTCCTTGTCGAAACACATGCGATACCCCCTCTGCTGACAGCTGTCATTTTTCTCAAGGTAGCACAGATAGCTTCTTTATAGCTCTTGGTGTTTTGCTTGCAGGTGCCATGTATTCGGTATACAACAAATTTCTGGAGAACGTCTCTCTGTCTGTACCGCTGAGGTCAGTGCTAAAGGGTGTGGCGGCGGCAAACGTTTTCATTGCTCTCGCTTTCTCGGCTATAATTACCTTTGCCAACTCGCCAGCCATGTACATATTCTCTCTGTCTACTTTGATGGCTTTCGGAGCCTTGACTGGCCTGTTCTTTGGGCGACATGCTGGTCCAGAACTTGCAAATTGTCCAGTGCGGGTTGCAACAGTTGCTTTTGCTTGTGGCTTTGCTTATCTTTGCGGGTGGAAATTTCCATATCAGTTAGATTACAAAACAACTTTAGCAGTTCTTGGATGCTTAAACATAGTTGCTGTCGAAGTAATTCGCAGTAAAACTTATAGAGAATGTCCGGTTCGATTGGATAAAATCTCAAATCACTCATTCAACCAACGAGCGAAAACAAAGAGTTCCTCCTTCTTACCCATAAAATTAAGTCTTTGGGATTTCGCAGGTGATGAGTTGTTCTACAACACTCACCAAGTATTCATCGCAACACATGCAATTTTCCTACTCGTGTTCAACCTCAGTGACTTCTCGGAAACTCGCACAAGGGAGGAACGTCTTCAGCGAATTATCTTCTGGCTTCATTCTATATGCACGCACTCGGAACAAGCTCCATCATCAGTATTTCTCGTCGGCTCCCATAGAGACCAGGTGCCAGTCCAGGGACAAAAAGAAATCGCTTCGTTCTTGAAGAAGTCTCTCTATGACTCAAACTCATTGTACTGCAAGTGGCTCATTATCAATGACGATAACACACCGCTGTGGATGGTTGAAAATTCAGCTGACAGAGACGGAGATCTGTGCAATTTACAGGCAACCATACGGAAACTGGCATCCGCGGCTGACAAAAAGGACGGTCAATACCCGATACGTTggctaaaatttcaaaaaagtatAAATAAAAGATGTGGTAAGGGGACGGAACGTACAGGTCCCTGGTACAAAACACTCACTGCCAAGGTGTTTGGCGAGGGGCAAGATGTACCGAATGTTATGAAAAGAAATAAGCTGAAGAGTGTGGTGCCGTTTGAAGAACTTTACACATATCTGAGAAAATCCCGTGACGTTGAAGACAGGGATGACTTTGTCCGAATGCTTCAGTTCTTCCACATTTCCGGGGTAATAATTTACGTCTCGACTGATCCAGTTTTGAGACAATTCGTCGTTCTTCGACCCGAGCTATTGATTGATGCCGTGAAATCCATCGTCAACGTACCGAACGAACGGGAAAGGGATCCGTCCTTGGCAGAACACTGGAACAACCTATCTGCTGGAGGCGTCATCCACCAACTACTTCTACAACACATACTAAAAAAATTGGACGAAAACACTataattctgatgaagattttACAGTGCTATGACATAATTTGCCCATTGAAGAGGATTACTAAAATTCCTTACGGCTTCTCAGTTGAGGAGTACATAGTCCCCTCAATGAGACCAGATTATGATGGGAAAACCGATCAGCTAGGTCCTGTCAGGCCCTATAGGATGTTCTACTTTGATTTCGGATTTTTCAGGCCAGACGTGATTTTGACCAGACTGATGGCTAAATGTCTTGCCCTTTCAAATCATGTACAGATATTCCGAAATGTTGGACGATTTACCAGAGATGGAGCATTCTCAGTTAGACTTGAACTTGTTAATCATCTCCCAGaacaacattttatcaaagtcGTCGTGGCCTTGGTGAAGAATTCAAACCCTTTCACATTCTTGAACAGACTGCATAACTACGTCGAAGCTATTCGATGTAGGGAGTTTCCAAACCTGAAATTCAAATGTGGCGTTCTCTGTGAGTTTCCGCCCCCACACGATGGATGTTCCGATGGGGACATTCTGCACATTCTCCCAATCTGCAAACAGGATGAAGACTTCCCTGTGATCGGGTCAACAGTGGTCGGTTTCTGTAATGGAGTGCAGCAGGATATACAACTTATCGCATCAAGAGTTACTTTCGAT GGTACCAATGAAGGCGACGAAGACACAACAACTGGCGTTATGGACATTCCATCAAAAGACG ACGCTGATCCGAGTTGCTTTGATATCTATGTGATTTGTAGCCGACGGGACGATGTCTGGGTACAGGACAGTCTTGTGCCCCTTCTAGAAAACGGACCTCACGACGTCGCAGTCAAAGTGAACGGGTACGAGAAAGACACGCACACAAACATCAACTACCTGAAGAGGTGCCCTATCAATATCGTTGTCATCAGTAGACATTCTGTCCACGACGAACGGTGCTCTGAGGAGAGGGAGTTCGCCTACCAGCACCATCCTTTGGCGAATGtcattcacattttcaaagaccGATCTCGAGACGTTCTGGAAATAAAGAAATGCCTTGCGTCTTCTCATGGGTTTCTTGATTACTGGGAGCACAAAAGCAAAGGCGAAGACGCCTTGTTTAGCAATAGACTGTCGCATCTCGTTCATGACTTAATTTCGGTGTAA
- the LOC139143419 gene encoding uncharacterized protein, translated as MVENDERLRHQLHLVDANDVANLAKDERRLQQLIDDGKVRGTLPKNRVQVQILGDARVGKTSLRKKLMGEKFDPNEGETVGIDTTTCEIQCTDVDENWRRVDSNEDDFTTCMAWFIAKNLARDVSNNEERYASIKASWGLLLYVKLILPIFVMVIIFPYIHSENMFIFLMVSFISVLTIFMDKTTAYRIGAGISLYVVALDSVYRSVGESFDDCDDFLRLFFRLIALFYFISAFGFLFGMALGAGFRTGFAIAFTGMLAQQKNASSGMSSTNDSGAGALAKLPDILYDRAMVAFGVLVGYSLHALYNKSLRKTLKHLPLFSKFKYVAISHFIMVVTFDVICSTYNSYGLYIILLFALMMIVTLIGLEFGRPFGSKLKITMNPRMWLLSVGIGMGLAYLCGWRFPNELNNKMLLAVAGCLTLLTIEFYRIKSYSVCCPVPLSEISRHSMNLRELKNDSLPVSLCVWDFAGQDFFYNTHHVFMATHAIFFIVFKLTDFLTNESRQRHVNRILFWLKSICTHADHPNSLVFLVGSHKDQVPCEAKSDIALFLKRTLYDSNSEYCKRLVINKDNTPLWTIENSTGRDEEFYSFQRALWKFALKVDDPNAHYPLRWLQFRSLMCKQQNNPDSQKTILHSLATYIVGAKRDTRSNTGYKLDSIMPINELYETVRASSDLQNREDFVKMLKFFHNSGEIIYLLEDVVLSQYVVLRPDVLIDAVKSFVSIPEEKEREPCFADLWNRLSTEGIIHQRLLEHLLKDIYPNTRVLVTFLQCFGLICPVKRITKIPYGFSVEEYIVPSMRPDYDGKTDQLGPVRPYRMFYFDFGFFRPDVILTRLMAKCLALSNHVQIFRNVGRFTKDGAFSVRLELVNHLPEQHFIKVVVALVKNLNPYTFLNRLHSYVEAIRCREFPNLKYKCGVLCEFPPPYDGCSDGDMLHILPICKQDEDFPVIGSTVIGFCNGVQQGIQLIAPIVDDNEKNHRDDEERQVGLMEIPVNEGLDPNLYDVYVICSQRDDVWVRDYLVHFLENGPCDVTVKVNAYCKETDRNINYLKRCAINIVVISRHSVRDERCSEEREFAYQHHPLANVIHIFKDKSIGTIAMKNCLTHSHVCLDYYEHKEKHEEAVFRENLLKHVKDAFQI; from the exons ATGGTAGAAAACGATGAAAGACTGCGACACCAGCTTCATCTTGTCGACGCAAATGATGTCGCTAACTTGGCAAAAGATGAAAGAAGGCTACAGCAACTGATTGATGATGGAAAGGTCAGAGGAACGTTGCCGAAGAACAGAGTACAAGTACAAATATTGGGAGACGCCAGGGTTGGAAAGACAAGTTTACGAAAGAAACTCATGGGTGAAAAGTTTGACCCTAACGAGGGGGAGACCGTCGGCATTGATACGACAACGTGCGAAATTCAATGCACAGATGTGGATGAGAACTGGAGACGGGTCGACTCAAACGAGGATGACTTCACAACATGCATGGCCTGGTTTATCGCTAAGAATCTAGCAAGAGACGTCTCCAACAATGAGGAACGATATGCTTCAATCAAGGCAAGCTGGGGCCTTCTACTTTATGTGAAGCTGATCTTACCCATATTCGTTATGGTGATCATCTTTCCTTACATTCACTCAGAAAATATGTTTATCTTTTTGATGGTATCTTTCATTTCTGTCCTTACAATCTTTATGGACAAGACAACTGCATATAGAATTGGAGCAGGTATTTCACTCTATGTGGTCGCTCTTGACTCGGTATACCGCAGTGTAGGTGAAAGTTTTGACGATTGTGACGACTTTTTACGTCTGTTTTTTAGGCTGATCGCGTTGTTCTATTTTATCAGTGCTTTTGGGTTTCTTTTTGGAATGGCCCTTGGCGCAGGATTTCGCACGGGTTTTGCCATTGCCTTCACTGGCATGTTGGCCCAGCAAAAAAACGCAAGTAGTGGGATGTCTTCAACAAATGATAGTGGTGCTGGAGCTCTGGCAAAGCTGCCAGACATACTGTATGACAGAGCAATGGTAGCATTTGGTGTTTTGGTTGGTTATTCGCTTCATGCATTGTACAACAAATCCCTGCGAAAGACTCTGAAGCATTTacccctgttttcgaaattcaaatacGTTgcgatatcacatttcatcatgGTTGTCACGTTTGATGTAATTTGTTCTACATATAATTCTTATGGCCTGTACATAATTCTCCTGTTTGCCCTTATGATGATCGTAACACTGATTGGTTTAGAATTTGGGCGTCCTTTCGGGTCAAAGTTGAAGATCACCATGAATCCGAGAATGTGGCTCTTGTCTGTTGGAATAGGAATGGGATTGGCTTACCTTTGCGGTTGGAGATTCCCAAATGAGCTTAATAATAAAATGTTGTTAGCAGTCGCTGGATGTTTGACTTTGCTGACAATTGAATTTTACAGAATAAAATCATACAGTGTGTGTTGTCCAGTGCCATTATCAGAGATCTCTAGGCATTCCATGAATCTCAGAGAGTTAAAGAATGATTCTTTGCCTGTCAGCCTTTGTGTTTGGGATTTTGCAGGACAGGACTTCTTCTACAACACACACCACGTCTTTATGGCTACGCATGCTATCTTTTTTATTGTATTCAAACTGACAGACTTTTTGACCAATGAGTCAAGGCAAAGACATGTTAATCGAATACTTTTTTGGTTAAAGTCgatttgcacacatgcagaCCATCCTAATTCATTAGTATTCCTGGTTGGTTCCCACAAGGACCAGGTTCCATGTGAGGCAAAATCTGACATAGCGTTATTCTTGAAGAGAACACTGTACGATTCAAATTCTGAATATTGCAAACGCCTCGTCATCAACAAGGACAACACTCCATTGTGGACGATCGAAAATTCAACAGGCAGAGATGAAgagttttacagttttcagagaGCACTCTGGAAGTTTGCATTGAAGGTTGATGATCCTAACGCTCACTATCCACTTCGATGGCTACAATTTCGATCACTAATGTGCAAACAGCAAAACAATCCTGACAGTCAAAAAACTATTCTACATTCTTTAGCCACCTATATCGTCGGCGCTAAGAGGGATACAAGGAGCAATACAGGTTACAAATTGGACAGCATCATGCCTATTAACGAACTTTATGAAACGGTGAGAGCATCGTCCGATTTACAAAACAGAgaagattttgtgaaaatgctGAAGTTTTTCCATAACTCTGGAGAAATAATCTACCTTTTGGAAGATGTCGTTTTGAGTCAATATGTGGTTCTACGCCCCGATGTATTGATTGATGCAGTTAAATCGTTCGTTAGCATACCAGAGGAGAAGGAACGAGAGCCATGCTTTGCTGATCTTTGGAATCGACTGTCTACGGAAGGCATCATTCATCAACGCCTGCTTGAACATCTACTGAAGGACATATATCCTAATACACGTGTCCTGGTCAcatttttgcaatgttttggCCTTATTTGCCCAGTGAAGAGGATTACCAAAATTCCTTACGGCTTCTCAGTTGAGGAGTACATAGTCCCCTCAATGAGACCAGATTATGATGGGAAAACCGATCAGCTAGGTCCTGTCAGGCCCTATAGGATGTTCTACTTTGATTTCGGATTTTTCAGGCCAGATGTGATATTGACTAGACTGATGGCTAAATGTCTTGCCCTTTCAAATCATGTACAGATATTTCGAAATGTCGGACGATTTACCAAAGATGGAGCATTCTCAGTTAGACTTGAACTTGTTAATCATCTTCCAGAACAGCATTTTATCAAAGTTGTCGTGGCCttggtgaaaaatttaaacCCATACACTTTCTTGAACAGACTGCATAGCTACGTCGAAGCTATTCGATGTAGGGAGTTTCCAAACCTGAAATACAAATGTGGCGTTCTCTGTGAGTTTCCGCCCCCATACGATGGATGTTCCGATGGGGACATGCTGCACATTCTCCCAATTTGCAAACAGGATGAAGACTTCCCTGTGATCGGGTCAACAGTGATCGGTTTCTGTAATGGAGTGCAGCAGGGTATACAACTTATCGCACCAATAGTTGATGATAAT GAGAAAAATCATCGCGATGACGAAGAAAGGCAAGTTGGCCTTATGGAAATTCCAGTCAATGAAG GTCTTGATCCGAATCTCTATGATGTCTATGTTATATGCAGTCAACGAGACGATGTATGGGTTCGGGATTATCTTGTACATTTCCTTGAAAATGGACCCTGTGACGTAACAGTGAAAGTGAATGCGTACTGCAAAGAAACTGACAGAAACATTAACTACTTGAAAAGGTGTGCCATCAACATTGTTGTCATCAGTAGACATTCTGTCCGCGATGAACGGTGCTCCGAGGAGCGAGAGTTTGCCTATCAGCACCATCCTTTGGCGAATGtcattcacattttcaaagacaaatcCATTGGTACTATAGCAATGAAGAACTGCCTTACACATTCCCATGTGTGTCTGGATTACTACGAACACAAGGAAAAACATGAAGAAGCAGTGTTTCGCGAAAATCTCTTGAAGCACGTCAAGGATGCCTTTCAGATATGA